Part of the Lolium rigidum isolate FL_2022 chromosome 6, APGP_CSIRO_Lrig_0.1, whole genome shotgun sequence genome, GAATTGAAGACAAATATTTGTGCCCATGCTTACACAACAAAAGTAGTGGACACTTCTAGAAAAATTCACCAACCTACGTAAAATAAATAAGATCCCCCAAACTGTTTTGGAAAATCTTTTCCAACTCCTCCATTGGAGGAAGCAGtggattttttttcgataaaggacgctttattactcaaaaagtttTGAAGCAAAACACCCAGCCtatgcataactaggatgcacacagccgttcaaagaACCAAAAGTTTAACAAAAGAATAAAACAGGTGACGGACATAGGCTAATCCTCATTTGCAGGAAGCAGTGGATGGGGCTGGAAACAACACTCGTTGTGAATGCCAAGTGCGTTGTCAGTGTTTGCCCTCACACTAGGTGGAGTGCGAAAAGCTACAACCAACCTAGTTAGGTTACAAGTAGTGAAATCTTGCAACCTCGGGTGTAACTAAAGAACTTAGTTGCAAGTTTGCAAGTTGCAACTGATGTTAGAACTCGCCTAGCATAATCATGATGCAATTTGGTGGTTAGGGACGTGAGTGAGAATTAACAATTGCAACTTTTATATTTGTAGGGCATACACAATACGACAACATTTCACATGGAGTATGTTGCACCAAAAAATGGATCGTGCATGTTACCGACGGGAATCCCAATAATATTTTGCTCAGCATGCACCATTCCAGTCCGCTTAATTCGCCTTAGCATATAGTTCAGCCCAAACTAAACGGCCCAGCAACAATAATTAATTGGAGAGGCGCTTCAGCCGCCGGTCGAGGGAATCAGCGAGCATTCCTCGATCGTGGATCGATCCACTCAACTCCAAAAACCCCTAGCCCCCCTTGTGGCCGCCGGCGATCAATGTGGTCCGTCCTCCACTCCAGCATCCGGCCTACCCGCCGCCATGCCAGCCAGCTGGCCGCCGTTCTTGGCGGCAACAACCTGATCGGATCACGGGGATACGCCTCCAACGACAGTGTTGATCGGCATGCGGAGGTCAAACGGCATCGGCATCTCTACGTTGTGCTCGACGATCACGAGGACGGATTCGGCGTGCACAAGCTGGACCTcggcgacagcgacgacgaccgtGAGCTGGGCCGCGGCGCGGCACCGCGCCTCCCGGAGCCTCCGGCCCTCCTTGTGACGCTTCCGACCCTCGGCAAGTGCGCGCAGTTTTCCGCCGTGGGCACCAGCATCGTCGCCATAGGCCCCACAATCATGAGCCCCCTTTTGGATGGCTGTTGGATTCCCGACGACATAGGCGGCGTCCTGATCTacgacaccaagacggcggccctgATCGTCGTGCCTCACCTCCCAGCAGGACTCATGCGTGGCTCACAAACACCTGGCTACAAAGCAGCAATGGCTGTGGGGAACAACCTGTACATGCTAGGCACCGTGCCGCCTGGGTGTGACTGGGACAGTGGCGGGAGCTTGCACTGCCTGACCGACGATCCGGTAGGTACCGGAGGAGACGCGTTCTGGGGTTGGGAGCGAATAGCCGATTCCTCGCCGTGGTGCTGGAGCAACTTCCGTGAACCTCCGGTGCTCCCGTTCTTCGCCAAATATATCACGGCGCACGCTGTCCACAGATCACCGCCAGGGGCGACGGAGCAGCAAGAGATCTTGGTGTCGCTCAGGCCCACGGAGAAGAACTGGCTCGGTGCTACCTTCTCATTCGGCACGACGAGCAGGGAGTGGACGAAGCACGGCGAGTGGCACCTGCCGGTCGTTGGTCAGGCTTGCTACGACGACGAGCTGAAGGCGTGGGTCGGCCTCCACGCAGTCAGCGACGGGAACATGTATGGCCCCCTTGTGACGGACGGGCACATCTGCGTTGGCAACGTCACGTCCCCTCCGTCGGAATGGAAAGTCAGCAAGGAGAAGTTGTTCCGCCTTGACGAGGACCTCGCGGCTGGCTGGAGGCATGTTGATGCTATGCTGGTGCCATTGGCATCAGGCAAAGGCCCCAGCGAGTACTGCCTCATGGAGCGCCTGCGccgtgaggaggatgaggaagagacagagcaggaggaggaaacgGAGCGTGAGGAGAAGAAgcgggacgaggaggaggaaacaGAGCTgtacgatgaggaggacgagCAGTGTTGGGACGACGGTAGCAAGTGTCTTCTCCGGCTGGCTTATTTCCGTGTCGAGGCTGGGCAGGACGGCGGCGAGCCGATTGTCACAACTCGCTCGCCTGCCCGCTCTTACCAAGTGTCCCGGCATAATAGGCGTTTCCATGCTCAAGCGTTCTGGATGTAGGTTCAGAAATATCTAGGATCAGTCGTTTGAAATTTAGGGTCAAGAATCCGTAGGTTGCTGGTGGTTTTTCAAGTTTCTCTCTAGATGCTTGGACACTTAGAATAATACGTTAATTTAGCAAATACCACATGCCATTATTCGAAAGACATTTCGCCACGTGTCTGCTCTGTGCTCCGACCTCAATGCAAGATCGTTTATCACGTTGAGATTATTATTCCACAAAAGGTGTGAGCTGAAAAACCTTCATAACATGTATACTATTTTGAAGTTTGAACACATAGCACTTTAGCTTGTTCAGTTTCTCGGGCAATTTTTTGCTGGAAACTGACAATCGGTTCGTGCCAGATGATGATCGAcccggtagtagtgtagtagtgtTGAAATGTTCGTTCCCCAAGCTGAAAAATCCGTACTCTGAGTGTCTTGGTTGAACTATTCCACGCAACGTGAAGGGTCTCATCAGCGATTCAGTAACTCACAAAAATCCATAGCGTCTTGCATGCATGCGCGATGGATCGCTGGCGAATATACGTGGCTGCGCGCAGTGGCTTGTGCTTCCGGATGAGTCCAGTCCAGTAAGCTAGTCCTCTGCTTGACTGGGTTTCCATGGATTGTGGATCTTGAACCCAGCCGAGGCGCCCAGTCAGTCTTTGATCCAGTCAATCTGCAAGTAACAGCTAGATTTCGATAGTTCGGCAGTTCCTGTCAGTTGAGATATCTCCCCTCCTCCCATCTCACATTCTCACTTCCGTGTTTCGAATCGGCGGATTCACTGCCAAGGGCAGGCTCTTTGTAGTACGTGTCTCCGCCCTCGCTCCAGTTCTACCTCCAAATCTCCATAGTCCAGATACCAGAGAAACATCACTACTCGATCAATCACCTGTGCTCGCTCGGGGATCTGCTTCTCGCGTGCCCTGATCAAGTTCATCCAACATGGCTAGCTACTCTTCTTTCGCCAGTCACAGGTACGCCCTGCCTGCACTGCAGAATGTAACGTGCTTTAATCTGCTATACACCAACAATTTCAGAACTAGTACCATCACCTGTGGTCATGCATATCACGAGGTTCAGTTGTGTCGCTTGCTCGTCGTCTGAACTAATTCAGGTCACCAATGCACGCCGGGAAGAATCCAGAGGCTCTGGAGGAGGAAGCAGCCGGCACGGCGGCGTCGGCGGAGGACGCGATGGGCTACGTGGAGGCGGTGAAGGAGGCGTTCAAGGACCACAACCCCGCGACGTACCAAGACTTCCTCCGCGTCATGGATGATTTCAGGAACCACAGGTAACGATCCATATATCCAACCCAAGCGGATCTCGATCTACTATGTGTATATGTGTATTTGCTTTGCCGCCATTGCTTAGTGTCAGTCCAGTGAGGTCTTGTGTGTTGTAACTTATTATGTGGCTGATCGACTGCGCGTGTGTGCAGGATCGGCATCGCCGAGGTGGCGTCGAGGGTGAAGGCGCTGTTCCGGGACAGCCCCGGCCTCCTCGTTGGATTCAACGCCTTCTTGCCCAAGGGGTACAAGATCCAGGTCGTGGGGATCGATGAGCTCGCCGCTTGTTTCGTCAGGGACGTGAGCCTCGACGATGACGGCTATCGCTGATCCTCTCGATACATCGACCGTCACGGTCCTCTGCACTTGCGGTTCATCATGCATTCATGCTATGCCCTACTTTTGGTGCTCGAACCTCATGCTGTATATGCGCATAATTCCGTTGCTTAATTAGATTGTTGGTCTATACATTACCATGTAAATGAAATGTTTGTATGCCGTAGAAGAATTGGAAATGGAGCTGTTTGCTTTAGTAGATGCAGGTTTCAGAGAGGTGCTCGCAGAATAAACTGGTCTATTGCTTTTTGCCACGTAGAATGGCATTGGTGTGTTGCTATTATCAACTTTAGAGGAATTGGTCATGTTAATATACATTCTATTTGGAGCATTGAAGTTCCTCCTAAGGTTCATTTCTTCCTTTAGCTACTGATGCACAATAAGATTCTCAAAAGAGATAACCTGGTCAAGAGGCAATCAGTAGATGATTTGGCATGTGTTTTTTGCAATGAGGAAGAGCCTTGTCATCACTTATTCTTTGATTGTGTTGTTGCTTCCAAAATGTGGTCAGAATTTAAGAGAGTTTTGGGTATTAACTTCCCTTCTTCAACTTTAGTTGAAACTTCTAAGCTATGGAACAATAAGAAATAGAATCTAGTGTTAAATATGATCAATGTTGCCATTTTTAGGATCATTTGGCTAACAAGGAATGACATGGTGTTCAATCGAATACCTTGGATGGAAATGCAGGTATTGTGGAGAAGAGTGGCTTATACCCTTGCTCAATGGAGCATCATGATCAAAGGAGAAGAAAACGAGAAGTTGATGAGGTATGTGAGCAGTTTAGAGGCCTTGACTCCTACTCCGCCTCTGCTATTGTGTCCGGAGAATAGCTGACCTCAGAGAAGAGGGAAAAAACTAAGTTGGAGTTTACATCGGAAATATGAAGCGTGAAGCTGGAGAATCCCTGAAGATCACGGCGGCAGAGCTGGCAAGGACTTTCGAGGCTAATGCGTTGATGCTGTGGGCGATGGGGAAGAGTTTAGAGTCTTGCATAGGCCTTGATACTTTCCATTGCTAGTTTTATTTGGAGATGTTGTGTCTTTTAAAATTTTCTTGTGTTTCACTAAAAAGCCTTGAGCTCGATGTGTTTGTTTGGTGGTGTCCTAATAGACTGATAAAAGGTGGTATCAGAATACAACTAGGATTTTGCCcttttcttctaaaaaagagtagCATTTGTGCTTCTTTTGAAGGACGGGTGTTGGATTGAAGGTGGGAGTCGTTTTCTCATTTTTCATTATGATATGCCCTTGTGTTCTTGGCGAAAACctccctaggttaaagatttcgtCATAAAGAAATAGTCACAAGTCTCTATTCTCGCCGTAGATCATGTGAAGCGTTGTGGTGGAGATGATAGTGTCAATGTGCGGTCCACTTAGAGAATTTACCTATTAATATCTTTTGTGCTCCATGTCTACTTCATAAAAAATTCAGCGGCAAATGTTGGTTCGACAACTTGCTTTGCAAGGCATCTTTCGTAGACCAACAACACGTCCAACAACCTAAGGTTCTTGCCTACTAGGGTGTGTGTTTCATGCGGTCATTCAAAACCTTTGAGGCTAGTTCAGCTTGTGTGGGTTTGATGTTCTGCAATTTGATGTACCCAACTCATGGTGCAAAGTTGGGACGCGAAACATGGAAATAGAGGAGTAGCGGGAACTGCAAATCATAATAAACAATACTCAGATGGCACCTCGGTTGGACAAAAATTCGTGGGCGTTAGACCCCTCCAGGTAACATATGGTCGGCTCTATGTATAACATCCTCTCGCACGGAGCTTCGGTCGTTCACTTCAGGTAGATTTGGATGGCCAAGCTCCCTCTTAAAATATGAATCTTCACCTGACAGTTGGCCCAAAATCGTCCTGTGCGTTGTGTGAAGCAGCAGAGACTGCGGACCACATGTTCTTATCATCTTCGCTAGCTATATTTGTTTGGAGTGTTATCCGTCAGCTACTAGAGTGTAGTTGGAGGCCTGGAGCCGTACCTCTTTTGTTCGGTTTTATGCCATTGTCACTAGCTCTACGGGTAGGCCGCGGAGACTTCTTTGGACTCTTTTTTGCATCCCAATGCTATGCTCTCTGGAACGTGTGCAATAAGCATAATTTTGAGGCTACAGTGCTTAGACACCCGGCTGACATCATTTATAAATTTGTGATACTCTTGCAGTTTATCTCAGATGGCAGGCAAGCTAAAGTTGTTGCTGCACGTGGAGCTCTCCGCAAATGAAGCATAGTATATAGTTTACCTTTGGTTTTGACCTGTTTGGAAAAGCCGACCCCACCTTATGTTGTTCCTGCTTTTCAGTTCGTTGTTTGTTAGCTCTTTCTTTGGTGAAGCTATTTGCCGTAGCTTGTATCAAATCTATGAAATCTAAAGGTTTTATTAATTTCAAGTTAGGCACTTGATGCCTATTATTATCTAAAAGAAACATGGAAATAGAGAGGACGACTTGGAAGAATCATGATGTAACTTTTAGTTACCACCGATCTTTTCATTCattttgttccggtaagcatcttTCTTGGTAAATCAATAAAGAAAATTGCTTAAACGGAATTCTGAACCTCTCAAAAAATATCTTTGGAGGATTAGCGGGAACTTAACAGTTGGATTCACTCATCGTCTAACTCTAATCGATCGAGCTAGTACACACTTTTAGATTTTCTGGCGTGTGCTGGCTATCGTGCTGTACGTCGTCGAAGGCGCATGTCCAGCTCTGAGCTCTCTACCGTTTTTGCGAGAAGATCCTCTCGGCGCATATGGCCATATGCACGGCGTCAAGGGCCTTAATGTTGAAGAAAGAAAAGTCATTACTATTCGAAACTAAGCTAAGGAGCCCGGAGAAAAGTCTTGATATTTCGTTCATCGCATGGGATGTATGGGGCCGGAAACCAGGCATGCATGCATGCGAATCCAGAGGTGAACATGTGAGAGCGCAGTTAAGGACGTACGTCCCGACGTGACAGCTGTTTTATCTTATTCGCAACAGAAGCACAGATATTCCTGATGGATGATGACAAGGAGCTGCTTGGGTCTTTGTAATCATGAGCACCGACATAGTGACATATACCTCCTCCTTTTCAAAATAATTAAATACTTTATGCGTTCCTAAAAACCTTCTCAACTTGATCTAGATACGGAAGATATATATACATGTTGTAGCTGTAGATATATTCATATCTAGAAATAGTTGAGAAGCTGcttttggaatggagggagtagtatatctTTCTAAGCAATTCTTATTATGGACCGGAGAAGTAATATGTTTCTCTATTTTATTTATAAGTTAAAATATtgtatttttctattttattgattctattttatttagtttcattaaatttcataaaaaaataaaaatcatattatatgatttttttgaaaatcatatacTATATGGAATGACGTTGTAGATATTATAAAACAgaggatttttttttggaataagTACATTTAATTACAGCACTCAACATTGGCTCTAGAGTTTACTTTGGCCACATTATTTAGAGAGCATAAAATACAACCATTTAGTTTACATGAAAGTCTCATTGTACGATTACTAGTACTGGTTGTTAAGTCCATCAGATCGATCTTTTAAAATAGTTGGTtaatgcatgaagcttaacaccgaTTCAGATGTATTTGCTGAAAAGCTATGACCTACACCTCTAAATTACTCCGGGTAAAACTAGGATCAGGAAAATGAAGAAAAATGGCCTAGGAGTACTAAATATTTTATGTCCGCTGGTATTTAATTCAAATGAGATCTAACTTTTGGTTTGTGGGAAGGCTGAAATCACAACACTACTTACGTAAAATGGCTTACAAAGTTGCGCTCTCCCCTAATATGTGTAGCGCGAAATTCCCCGGAGGCTTCCGATCTCCGGTATATCCTTCATTTAAAAAAACTTCAAACTTActtataagtttcaaaaaatatgaaaataaatctAGACATGGTCAATTACATAACCTACAGGCCTGTAAAATTCTTTGTACTGTGGGCTACACAAAAGTGACAATATATGATAAGTTTGAAGATTTGGAAATACGCATACTCAGATCCACATTTTTTTCATTTCAGTGTAGCTCAGAATGCAAAAAAGTTGAAACTGCGATTTTGAACATTTGTGGGATATATCATTGGCTATATATTAATTTCTTTTcatattatttttttgaattttttaaatgtgatttttgtttttttacaatgGGATCACTAGAGGCAAAATTTTACATTCGAAAATCCCTTCTTTCCTTCAACCTTTAACCATGTCAATGACTACTTCTTTACTTGGCCCTTGGTCATACATGATGGTTTGCGAGCATGCACTTCCAAATATAGGAAATTGCGAGTGATATATGGATATTTCAGGTCTACCAATACAAATATAATATATCATTTTGTAAATATTGTTTTG contains:
- the LOC124664575 gene encoding paired amphipathic helix protein Sin3-like 5 yields the protein MGYVEAVKEAFKDHNPATYQDFLRVMDDFRNHRIGIAEVASRVKALFRDSPGLLVGFNAFLPKGYKIQVVGIDELAACFVRDVSLDDDGYR